The Corynebacterium renale genome includes a region encoding these proteins:
- the hpt gene encoding hypoxanthine phosphoribosyltransferase, which produces MHATKNFSVPENAYGDDIEAILISEEEIKARVQELADMVSEKYKDEEEPLLLIGVLKGAVFFMADFARALSIPCAFEFMAVSSYGNSTTSSGIVRILKDLDSDISGRNVLVVEDIIDSGLTLSWLLKNLKSRQPKSLEVVTLLRKPEAVAVELDLLDVGFDIPNEFAIGYGLDYAERYRELPFVASLKPSVYEK; this is translated from the coding sequence ATGCACGCCACCAAGAACTTTTCCGTCCCCGAAAACGCATACGGCGACGATATTGAAGCAATTCTGATCTCCGAAGAAGAGATTAAAGCCCGCGTCCAAGAACTCGCAGACATGGTCTCCGAGAAGTACAAGGATGAAGAAGAACCACTCCTGCTCATCGGCGTACTCAAAGGCGCCGTCTTCTTCATGGCGGACTTTGCCCGCGCACTCTCAATCCCGTGCGCATTCGAATTCATGGCCGTCTCCTCCTACGGGAACTCGACCACCTCGTCCGGCATCGTCCGTATTTTGAAGGACCTGGACTCTGATATTTCGGGCCGCAACGTCCTGGTTGTAGAGGACATCATCGACTCCGGCCTCACCCTATCGTGGCTGCTCAAGAACCTGAAGTCCCGCCAGCCGAAGTCCCTGGAAGTTGTTACGTTGCTCCGCAAGCCGGAAGCTGTGGCCGTCGAGCTCGACCTACTCGATGTAGGCTTTGATATTCCTAACGAGTTCGCCATCGGATACGGGCTAGACTATGCAGAACGCTACCGCGAACTGCCATTCGTGGCTAGCCTCAAGCCGTCCGTCTACGAAAAATAG